A window of Puniceicoccus vermicola contains these coding sequences:
- a CDS encoding transposase: protein LAHHFTGLCREIAPEITRNSGLLAILRTRPGRLSQKQIRRRQELFDKHPTLEPLYLKRWQIHSLLCQKSCTAKKCRSNAKELYRHIEELQQQGFAQLKTLAKTLQQWIEPIATMWRFTKNNAITEGFHRKMKLIQRRAFGFRNFENYRLRVLAQCQ, encoded by the coding sequence ACTCGCTCATCACTTCACGGGCCTTTGCCGTGAGATTGCTCCCGAGATTACCCGCAACAGCGGACTCCTGGCGATCCTGCGAACCCGACCCGGGCGCCTCTCGCAAAAACAGATCCGACGCCGTCAGGAACTCTTCGACAAGCACCCAACCCTCGAGCCCCTCTATCTCAAACGATGGCAAATCCACTCCCTTCTCTGCCAGAAGTCCTGCACAGCAAAGAAGTGTCGATCAAATGCCAAAGAGCTCTATCGACATATCGAAGAACTACAACAACAGGGCTTTGCACAACTCAAAACCCTCGCCAAGACCCTCCAACAATGGATCGAGCCCATCGCCACCATGTGGCGATTTACCAAAAACAATGCCATCACCGAAGGCTTCCACAGAAAAATGAAACTCATCCAAAGAAGAGCCTTCGGCTTCAGAAACTTTG